In Zonotrichia leucophrys gambelii isolate GWCS_2022_RI chromosome 6, RI_Zleu_2.0, whole genome shotgun sequence, one genomic interval encodes:
- the LOC135449725 gene encoding lysosomal acid lipase/cholesteryl ester hydrolase-like produces the protein MWCLLMLLCSQGIAFSAGFSAGFSAASSGGVDTSRCKHRNPECFMNVSEIIRYHGFPSEEYEVPTEDGYILGVFRIPSGRNSPNTGKKPAVLLHHGFLSDSIHWIANLPNNSLGFILADAGYDVWLGNSRGDTWSLKHKTLKPCQKEFWQFSFDEIGKYDIPAELNFILNKTGQKDVYYIGHSEGSAAGFIALSTYPDMPQKIKAVFALAPVTTITHSTSPMITIALLPQPLIRLLLGCKGVLQYSELMKGPVTRFCACQGKVCGSIFCYLAGGRIQNMNTSRTDSYSGHYPAGTSVQNVIHWQQIKHADQFQAYDYGCKENMKKYNQTAPPEYKIEEIKVPTAVWSGGQDKFADPTDIARLLPRITNLIYHEHFPTWGHLDFLWGLDATEKMYLKIIELLKKYA, from the exons ATGTGGTGCCTCCtcatgctgctctgctctcagggaaTTGCCTTTTCAGCAGGATTCTCAGCAGGATTCTCAGCAGCCTCCAGTGGAGGTGTTGACACAAGTCGCTGCAAGCACCGCAACCCGGAATGCTTCATGAATGTT AGTGAAATTATCAGATATCATGGATTCCCCAGCGAGGAATATGAAGTTCCAACAGAGGATGGATACATTCTTGGTGTTTTCAGAATTCCTTCTGGAAGGAACAGCCCCAATACAG GGAAGAAGCCTGCAGTCTTGCTACATCATGGTTTTTTATCAGATTCTATTCACTGGATTGCCAACCTGCCCAACAACAGCTTGGGCTTCATCCTTGCAGATGCTGGCTATGATGTCTGGTTGGGAAACAGCCGAGGAGACACCTGGTCTTTAAAACATAAGACCCTTAAGCCCTGCCAGAAAGAGTTCTGGCAGTTCAG CTTCGATGAGATAGGTAAATACGATATTCCAGCAGAGCTGAACTTCATCCTGAATAAAACTGGACAGAAGGATGTTTACTATATTGGTCACTCTGAAGGGTCAGCTGCAG GCTTCATAGCACTTTCTACTTATCCTGATATGCCTCAGAAGATTAAAGCAGTCTTTGCTTTGGCACCAGTGACCACCATCACACATTCTACCAGTCCTATGATAACAATTGCACTGCTTCCCCAGCCACTGATCAGG TTACTGCTTGGCTGCAAAGGAGTTCTTCAATACAGTGAGCTGATGAAAGGACCTGTAACACGGTTCTGTGCATGTCAGGGGAAAGTTTGTGGCAGTATCTTCTGCTACCTGGCCGGGGGCAGGATACAAAATATGAACACG AGTCGAACAGATTCATACTCGGGACATTATCCAGCTGGAACATCGGTACAGAACGTTATTCACTGGCAGCAG ATAAAACATGCAGACCAATTTCAAGCTTATGACTACGGCTGTaaggaaaacatgaagaaatacAACCAG ACTGCTCCTCCTGAGTACAAGATAGAAGAGATAAAGGTGCCAACTGCTGTTTGGAGTGGTGGACAGGACAAATTTGCAGACCCAACAGACATAGCAAGGCTTCTTCCTCGGATCACTAATCTCATTTACCATGAGCATTTTCCTACATGGGGACATCTTGATTTCCTCTGGGGCCTTGATGCAACTGAGAAAATGTATCTGAAAATCATTGAACTACTGAAGAAATATGCTTAG
- the ANKRD22 gene encoding ankyrin repeat domain-containing protein 22, with the protein MGILYSEPICQAAYNNDFNKVHLLLESNSNYLNVQDSFLGDTPLICACKQGNNRIVNYLLRKHADVNLRNKKGCTCLHYAVRKRFTFLDYVLIIILMPVMLIGYLLMVSKTKQNEHLVKMLLRAGVDVNATDSSGSTALHYACEMKNQAVIPLLLEAHADTSVKNQNGETPLDIARRLQFHSIESMIRKDS; encoded by the exons ATGGGGATACTCTATTCAGAG CCCATCTGTCAGGCAGCTTATAACAACGATTTCAACAAAGTTCATCTCCTTTTGGAGAGCAACAGCAACTATTTGAATGTCCAGGACAGCTTCCTTGGAGACACCCCCTTAATTTGTGCATGTAAACAAGGAAACAACAGGATAGTTAACTATCTTCTTAGGAAACATGCTGATGTCAACCTCAGAAATAAG AAGGGCTGCACTTGCCTCCACTATGCTGTGAGGAAACGGTTCACCTTCCTTGACTACGTGCTCATCATAATCCTCATGCCAGTTATGCTCATTGGGTACCTTCTCATG GTTTCAAAGACAAAACAGAATGAACACCTGGTCAAGATGCTGCTTAGAGCTGGAGTGGATGTGAATGCTACAGACTCT tctggcagcacagcccttcaCTATGCTTGTGAAATGAAAAACCAGGCAGTCATTCCTCTACTGCTAGAAGCTCATGCAGACACTTCTGTAAAGAATCAG AATGGGGAGACTCCCCTAGACATAGCAAGAAGATTACAGTTCCACAGCATTGAAAGCATGATAAGAAAAGATTCTTAG